The sequence TGACAGTTCATCACATCGGTGACTTCATTCTCATGGGGAAGTCTCCTTCCATGGGTTAGCAGACTGTTTGTGGCTGGAATTACTCCTCTAGAACCAGGTTTAAACACCGTCCCCTGGGTGTGAGTGGGGATACTCTGAGGGACACTGGCGGTGGTGATATCATGTCACCTTCATGTCCCTCTAGAGCATGCAGGAGGCTAGTTCAGGACAGAGCCTTCCCCTGATCTGGGGGTTGGTGCCTTTGGAGTTGGCCATCCGTACAGGAAGATCACCTGTACACGGAACACGATGTTCTCAGCTGGCACTGCAGACACAGCTCAACAGTGGCTGTCCATGAGTGGGAAGCTCATGAGGCAGCATTCTCACCTGGGATACTTGGGAAGAAATGCTATGACCATCCTTCAGGGCTCTGGTCCTCAGCTGGTTCTTCCAAGGTGCCCACAGCCTCTTCAGTAGGAGCCCCAGGGCTGCTGGGTACTCACTCCCTCACTCCCCCAGTGGAGACTAGACAGCCTCAATCCCATGGCCACCTGGGCAGATAGCCCTACACATGTATGGTTGTCAGGTTTGGTAAACACGAgccttttaaaacctttttagttttaattatgtgggTGCAAGTGCAGGTgtccacaggccagaagaggggatccatttccctggagctgggattatCCGCAGTTGTGAGCCGTCTGGTTTCAGTGttaggaactaaactcaggtcttctggaagaacagctggagctcctaactgctgagccatctcttcagctcccaacATGAGTGTTTCCAATACTGACTGAGCAGACAGTTTGCAGAGCGGGCTCGGCTGGGCATGAGTGTTCTCCCCTGGTTGGTCTGCTGTCCAGGGACAGGCATTAGCTCATTTCTGTTCTTGTGTGTGGTTGGAGCAGGCCTcccaccagcaccaccagcctTTCTGACTTATTCACCCTGTGTCTTGGGCTTGTGAACTCCATGTGCACAGTTAGCATTATTTGTCCTTGCCTGCTGTGTGATCCAGCCTTCTAGTGTGGAGTGAGCAGCTCGGGCTGTGTCCTGTCACAGGCTCTGGCAGAGCTATGAGGTTTTGAAGAGAATGTACTTCCTAAAGTTGTGCTGACCCTTGAAATAACCAGCTAGTGGCCACAGAATCGAGGTCCCCAGAGTATCTGAAGACATTGGTGTCCCCTGGGTTTGATGGCACTGGGTCATCTGGAGAGGACACTTTTGTTTGGGGTCTTGCTATGAAATAGCCCCTAAAGAGGGTTTATAGAGTGGGAGAAACCAAGTGTGATGCAGACTCGTTGGGTTGGCGTACCCTATTTGCTTCTGAATCTGTGAGAGCACTCGGCCCTCTTCCCTGTGGAGGTGCACTGTGCAGCCACCACTATCCCCGTACCTTTCACGACATCCTAGTCTGTACCGTTCTCCCGCCTCTGTATGTGCAAATCCCATGTGCACAGGACACCATTTTCTCGACAGTCCCGTCTCAGAACCTTCTTCTCCTGTGCGTAAGCCTCTTTGTCACCTTTCATCCTATGTTCTGCTCTAGCTTCTTCACAGGCCCATCAGGTATGCTCTCAGTCAGCCTTGTATCCCAGCTGTCCAGAGTCCCCCTTCCTAAGATCCCCATACTTTCCTTTGTACATCAGGGTGGACACATCTTTCCCCAGTGGAGGTCACTGACTGCTGTGGAATGTCATGTTCATTTCACAGCACTCAACTTGGGCTCCTGTAACAGGAGGAGGGTGAAGCAGCTAGAATGAGCTGCCCCTGCACCTGGAGTCTGCAGGAATCAAGCCCTTCTGAATCGGAACTCCTGCAAAAACGTCAAACTGTATGCCTTTGCGCCCGTTAAATACTGGCTATTGGGCATTCAGGCGGGGGCCTGCAGCCTTAAAGCTACTCTCCTAACCCAGAGCCTTGGGCGTGGTCTGACCAGTCCTGTCTGGCTTCTGAGCTGGATACTGAGCTGGGGCTGTCCTGCCTTGCTGCTCCATAGTCTGCCCCTGCAGGCTGCTTCCACTGCGGGAAGTTGGCTTTCTTAGCAGCCTTTCCCAGCACCTGTTGGCTCTGCTTCAACAGTTTGCCAAGTGACCGAGCTGGGTTATAATACTGTGCCATGTTCTCTTCTAGTGTCCAAGATGTATGCAGTGTGATGCCAAATTTGACTTTATCACCAGAAAGGTGAGCTgaggctgtggtggtggtgtatgtgtgtatttggagGACAGGGCCCAGTAGGACACAGTTCTTTCTGGGGAAAGCCCAGTTCCCCAGAGGAGCAGATCTTACAGGCAGGCCATTTTGATACTCTTATTTCAGTTACTGGCGTAGCTCCCCAGCAGTCAGTATGGAGCTCCAGAGGAGGCTCAGATGCAGCATGAGCTGGGCAGTTATGGGCTTGGGTTGTAGCTGAGTGAGTGAATGGCTCACCTCAAAtgtacaagaccctgggttcaaaccctagcaacacacacacaggtcgAGGAGGCCCTTTTGGACCATTTTTCCCAAGTGAGGCCAGAGCTCCACTGTGTTCACactgggtgtgtgtggaggtgacACACACAGCTACAGATGCATTCGGGGGTCCTGACAGTTGTGGCGAGCGGGGCGGGGCAGGCCTGGTGCTTCTGTGTTGACTGTGCTCACTGCCCAACCTCCACCCTCCTCAGCACCACTGCCGCCGCtgtgggaagtgcttctgtgACAGGTGCTGCAGCCAGAAGGTGCCACTTCGGCGCATGTGCTTTGTGGACCCAGTGCGCCAGTGTGCCGAGTGTGCCCTGGTGTCTCACCGCGAGGCTGAGTTTTACGACAAGCAGCTCAAGGTGCTCCTGAGTGGTAAGTGACAGCATGTCCACTCAACCATGCTTAAAATGGGTCTGCTCCAAGATGGTGTCTTGCCCTCATCCTCTACTTTGTTTTGGACCTACTTAGAGATGGACTTCAGAGACAAAAATGTGCTAAGATGTCCGCCTGACTGACTGGGTGCTACCACCCACCAGATGGCCAGGGAGCCTAGCTCAGCAGCACCTTCCCCAGATGGCAGGCTGTCACTGATAGTCAAGCCTGTGTGGCTGTGGCCCTCAGAGGCCTGCAGACAAACTGTAACAGGTGCAGGTTCTGAGGAGCATCCCAGGAGcatgagggagaagggagttCTTTTGGGGTGGGGCCTGCTTCCCACAGCTCTGCCAAACAGCATAGCCTCCGAGCCGCCGGTCTGGCCTGTGTGCACTCCACAGGCAAGGGCCAGCCTCCGCTCTGCTGAGTGGTCTTGCCCAGTCTGCTCCAGAGTTATCTGACTGGGCCTTGATGATGAACTCCCCTACTTGCCATCTTTGAAGGCTGTAACAAAATTTACAGCTTTGTGTGCATGGCAGTGCCTTTGTCTCTGTTTTATGTGGATGGGTATTTTTTCTACAagatgtctgtgcaccatgtgtctGCCTCatgcctgcagagatcagaagagtgAGCCgctcacctggaactggagttacaggcagttctgagccaccatgtgtgcgctgggaattgaatctggttCTCTGAGAGAACATCAGTGTTTTTacctggagccatctctctagccccaagcaCTGTCTTTTTAGCTTTTGAGACCCTTAATTCATTATTGCCTTTTTGCCTAACTGAAGGGATCCTTTACACTTTACACAAGGCTGGTATTTGTGTCAGCCTTTGCTTTCCCATCTGGTAATGGAGGAAGAAGGCTTTTTTGTCCTGAGCATATGGTGTGGGGGCGGGGAGATGGAGCAGTAGGTCCTGTGTGAGCTGTTTGGTTTTGTCTTCCAAGGAGCTACCTTCCTTGTTACTTTTGGGGACTCAGAGAAGCCTGAAACCATGGTTTGTCGTCTCTCCAACAACCAGAGGTAAGAGGTGAAGTCCTGCTGGTACTGGGCAGTGTTTTCACAGGCTTCAGGCCTCAGTCTCATGACTGTCCCTCTTGTTTGTTGTAGATGCTTGATTCTGGACGGGGACAGCCATCATGAAATTGAGATTGCGCATGTCTGTACTGTGCAGATTCTCACAGAAGGCTTCACTCCTGGAGGTATATGCCTTTCCTGAGCAGGAGGCTCTCTAGTACCTATATGGGCAACAGGAGGAACTGCACTTGGTCCCAAGATGGCCTGCCATGCTCCTCACTGGGGCTTGTATTAAGTCAGTAACTTTAGAACTCAtgcagaggggagaggggataACGAGGGAGATTGGCCTGATGTGCCCATGGTATCCTGTCACTGGGGTCATCGATCATCTCATGTACTGTCCATGGGCTCCAAATGCAGGGGGCTGACCTGGAGCCTGCTTGCAGGACTGCTGTCATTGCCTCTCCTGCAGACATCTGTGCACCATGGTCCTTGGTGAGCTTCAGTCTTAGCTGGCCCCCACTGACTGGACTGCTCATCGCATTCTGAACCTGCAGATTTGACTTATGACTTAACACAGCTcgctttccattttctgactgACTCTCGGTTGTTTCTTCTTTGCACTGCTGCCTACCTTCTTCAAGTAGAAAAAGACATTCACACTTACACCAGCCTCCTGGGGAGCCTGCTTGCCTCTGAAGGTCAGCCTCCGTCCTCCTTGGGTCACTCCTCCCAGCATGCTGTGGCTCCTCctttggccactttgcttctgtCCCTTGGGGTGGATTCTGAAAGTTGGGTTTCTCTCTTTTGATTAGTAGGTGTTAGGTCCAATATGTGAACCTATaaagtgtgagtgagtgtgtc is a genomic window of Cricetulus griseus strain 17A/GY unplaced genomic scaffold, alternate assembly CriGri-PICRH-1.0 unplaced_scaffold_235, whole genome shotgun sequence containing:
- the LOC113836160 gene encoding zinc finger FYVE domain-containing protein 21 isoform X4, producing the protein MSSGVAARRDAKKLVRSPSGLRMVPEHRAFGSPFGLEEPQWVPDKECPRCMQCDAKFDFITRKHHCRRCGKCFCDRCCSQKVPLRRMCFVDPVRQCAECALVSHREAEFYDKQLKVLLSGATFLVTFGDSEKPETMVCRLSNNQRCLILDGDSHHEIEIAHVCTVQILTEGFTPGEKDIHTYTSLLGSLLASEGSTRATGMFLQYTVPGAEAATQLRLMAGEDANGSKRQAAAWLAAMHKATKLLYESRDQ
- the LOC113836160 gene encoding zinc finger FYVE domain-containing protein 21 isoform X5, which produces MSSGVAARRDAKKLVRSPSGLRMVPEHRAFGSPFGLEEPQWVPDKECPRCMQCDAKFDFITRKHHCRRCGKCFCDRCCSQKVPLRRMCFVDPVRQCAECALVSHREAEFYDKQLKVLLSGATFLVTFGDSEKPETMVCRLSNNQRCLILDGDSHHEIEIAHVCTVQILTEGFTPGAGSTRATGMFLQYTVPGAEAATQLRLMAGEDANGSKRQAAAWLAAMHKATKLLYESRDQ
- the LOC113836160 gene encoding zinc finger FYVE domain-containing protein 21 isoform X2; its protein translation is MSSGVAARRDAKKLVRSPSGLRMVPEHRAFGSPFGLEEPQWVPDKECPRCMQCDAKFDFITRKHHCRRCGKCFCDRCCSQKVPLRRMCFVDPVRQCAECALVSHREAEFYDKQLKVLLSGATFLVTFGDSEKPETMVCRLSNNQRCLILDGDSHHEIEIAHVCTVQILTEGFTPGEKDIHTYTSLLGSLLASEAGSTRATGMFLQYTVPGAEAATQLRLMAGEDANGSKRQAAAWLAAMHKATKLLYESRDQ
- the LOC113836160 gene encoding zinc finger FYVE domain-containing protein 21 isoform X7, encoding MMCPRCMQCDAKFDFITRKHHCRRCGKCFCDRCCSQKVPLRRMCFVDPVRQCAECALVSHREAEFYDKQLKVLLSGATFLVTFGDSEKPETMVCRLSNNQRCLILDGDSHHEIEIAHVCTVQILTEGFTPGVEKDIHTYTSLLGSLLASEAGSTRATGMFLQYTVPGAEAATQLRLMAGEDANGSKRQAAAWLAAMHKATKLLYESRDQ
- the LOC113836160 gene encoding zinc finger FYVE domain-containing protein 21 isoform X3, with product MSSGVAARRDAKKLVRSPSGLRMVPEHRAFGSPFGLEEPQWVPDKECPRCMQCDAKFDFITRKHHCRRCGKCFCDRCCSQKVPLRRMCFVDPVRQCAECALVSHREAEFYDKQLKVLLSGATFLVTFGDSEKPETMVCRLSNNQRCLILDGDSHHEIEIAHVCTVQILTEGFTPGVEKDIHTYTSLLGSLLASEGSTRATGMFLQYTVPGAEAATQLRLMAGEDANGSKRQAAAWLAAMHKATKLLYESRDQ
- the LOC113836160 gene encoding zinc finger FYVE domain-containing protein 21 isoform X1; the encoded protein is MSSGVAARRDAKKLVRSPSGLRMVPEHRAFGSPFGLEEPQWVPDKECPRCMQCDAKFDFITRKHHCRRCGKCFCDRCCSQKVPLRRMCFVDPVRQCAECALVSHREAEFYDKQLKVLLSGATFLVTFGDSEKPETMVCRLSNNQRCLILDGDSHHEIEIAHVCTVQILTEGFTPGVEKDIHTYTSLLGSLLASEAGSTRATGMFLQYTVPGAEAATQLRLMAGEDANGSKRQAAAWLAAMHKATKLLYESRDQ
- the LOC113836160 gene encoding zinc finger FYVE domain-containing protein 21 isoform X6 codes for the protein MSSGVAARRDAKKLVRSPSGLRMVPEHRAFGSPFGLEEPQWVPDKECPRCMQCDAKFDFITRKHHCRRCGKCFCDRCCSQKVPLRRMCFVDPVRQCAECALVSHREAEFYDKQLKVLLSGATFLVTFGDSEKPETMVCRLSNNQRCLILDGDSHHEIEIAHVCTVQILTEGFTPGGSTRATGMFLQYTVPGAEAATQLRLMAGEDANGSKRQAAAWLAAMHKATKLLYESRDQ